The Dendropsophus ebraccatus isolate aDenEbr1 chromosome 3, aDenEbr1.pat, whole genome shotgun sequence genome includes a region encoding these proteins:
- the LOC138787612 gene encoding gastrula zinc finger protein XlCGF57.1-like: MDRTGEGEDGNNINAPETDDGSNEQYKEEITTEKDLNFNNAEDKIVKEKETDLISDEQYKEDITTLKDLNYISATAMTVKEDEETDVRGDDITTGKGPNYFNAIDIRIKEEIDEQYMEDIPTAECPRRSEGHQISPDITADGQITQDTYEEPSITPDIPPAPHSKDLASHPVIQFLSTDPSQTVIQNTSHKRGVKFDRNHIVKSFSCPDCGKYFTVKSQLIQHQKLHTRVKPFICPVCSKGFIRKSSFAEHQRSHTGEKPFSCPECGKCFTWKSHLVIHERTHTGEKPFSCPKCGKYFASKSQLSQHLSTHSGKKPFTCPECGKCFIRKSTLFQHQKTHTGEKPFLCQECGKCFTSKSHLVVHQRIHTGEKPFSCSECGNFFASKSQLIQHQSSHSGVKPFSCAECGRCFIRKSYLVQHQKTHTGEKPFLCPECGKRFSIKKYLVEHRRTHLKEKPLPCPECGKHYSIQKISCQTSENSHGEKPFSCQENVKSEILL; this comes from the exons ggggaagatgggaacaatattaatgctccagagacagatgatggcagtaatgagcagtataaggaggagatCACTACAGAAAAAGATCTGAACTTCAATAATGCTGAAGACAAGATTGTAAAAGAAAAAGAGACGGATTTgatcagtgatgagcagtataaggaggacatcacaacACTGAAGGATCTGAACTACATTAGTGCTACAGCTATGACGGTAAAAGAAGATGAAGAGACAGATGTTAGGGGTGATGATATCACTACAGGGAAGGGTCCTAACTATTTTAATGCTATAGACATAAGGATTAAAGAAGAGATAGAcgagcagtatatggaggatatTCCTACAG ctgagtgtccccggagatcagagggacatcagatatctccagatattacagcagatggtcagatcacacaagatacatatgaagaaccttctattaccccagatatacccccagcccctcacagcaaagatctggcatctcatcctgttatacaattCCTGTCTACTGATCCATCACAGACTGTTATACAAAATACAAGTCATAAAAGAGGTGTTAAATTTGACAGAAATCATATAGTTAAGTCCTTTTCATGCCCAGActgtgggaaatattttactgTGAAATCACAGCTTATTCAACATCAAAAACTTCACACAAGAGTGAAGCCGTTTATATGCCCAGTTTGTAGTAAAGGGTTTATTCGTAAATCATCATTTGCTGAACATCAGAgaagtcacactggagagaagccattttcatgtccagagtgtggaaaatgtttcacttggaaatcacatcttgttatacatgagagaactcacacaggagagaagccattttcgtgcccgaaatgtgggaaatattttgcTTCAAAGTCACAACTCAGTCAACATCTGAGTACTCACTCAGGGAAGAAACCATTCAcatgcccagaatgtgggaaatgttttatacgTAAATCAACCCTCTTTCAAcatcagaaaactcacacaggggagaagccatttttatgccaagaatgtgggaaatgtttcacttcaaaatcacatcttgttgtacatcagagaattcacacaggggagaagccgttttcatgctcGGAATGTGGGAATTTCTTTGCTTCAAAGTCACAACTTATTCAACATCAAAGTTCTCACTCAGGGGTGAAACCATTCTCATGCGcagaatgtgggagatgttttatTCGTAAATCATACTTAGTTCAACATCAGAAAACCCACACGGGAGAGAAACCATTTCTATGTCCCGAATGTGGAAAACGTTTTAGCATTAAAAAATATCTTGTCGAACATCGAAGAACTCACCTGAAAGAGAAGCCACTTCCGTGTCCCGAATGTGGAAAACATTACAGCATCCAAAAAATCTCCTGTcaaacatcagagaactcacacggggagaagccattttcgtgtCAAGAAAATGTGAAAAGTGAAATTTTACTATGA
- the LOC138786733 gene encoding oocyte zinc finger protein XlCOF6-like yields MEDISTGKNLNSINDIDTTTKEETDDSSDEQYKEDITTGKDLISINDIDSTSEEETDVSSDEQYKEEIPMGKDLSHCNVTDIRVKEEEEETDDSSDEQYKEDNTTGNPPAECTRRSEGHQISPDITADGQITQDTYEEHSITPDIPPAPHSKDLPSHPSTDSSKTVIQNKSHRGNDEHQNAHSCSECGKCFTQKAYLTRHKRVHKGLKPFLCSECGKCFTLKANLRKHYRIHTGERPFLCSECGKSFTQKAHLADHQISHTGVKPFSCPECDKTFTRKLMLVRHQKAHSEKKPYSCLESEKYIMLNLNNVKQQITETGKTLLTCTECGKCFTGKSSFIRHLRIHTGEKPFLCRECGKCFSLKAHLIVHLRIHTGEKPFLCQDCGKCFSSKSQLNQHKKTHTGKRPFQCTECERRFTRKAILAEHQKIHTGEKPFLCQECGKCFTRKSHLVEHQRGHTGEKPFSCSECGKCYYIKKSLLRHQASHTGEKPFLCQECGKCFSQKSLLVEHQRTHTGEKPFLCQECGKCFSQSSMLVEHQRTHTGEKPFLCQECGKCFSQKSMLVEHQSTHTGVRLFSCTECGVFFSRKVTLVEHQKIHTGRSHLHEPYMESL; encoded by the exons atggaggacatTAGTACAGGGAAGAATCTGAACTCTATTAATGATATAGACACAACAacaaaagaagagacagatgacagtagtgatgagcagtataaggaggacatcactacagggaaggatctgatCTCTATTAATGATATAGACAGCACatcagaagaagagacagatgtgagcagcgatgagcagtataaggaggagatTCCTATGGGGAAAGATCTGAGCCATTGCAATGTTACAGACATTAGGgtaaaagaagaggaggaagagacagatgacagcagtgatgagcagtataaggaggacaacactacAGGTAACcccccag ctgagtgtacccggagatcagagggacatcagatatctccagatattactgcagatggtcagatcacacaagatacatatgaagaacattctattaccccagatatacccccagcccctcacagcaaagatctgccatCTCATCCTTCTACTGATTCATCAAAAACTGTTATACAGAATAAAAGTCACAGAGGGAATGATGAACATCAAAACGCTcattcttgttcagaatgtgggaaatgttttacccaaaAAGCATACCTTACGAGGCACAAGAGAGTTCACAAAGGattgaagccatttttatgttcagaatgtgggaaatgttttactctgaaAGCAAATCTTCGTAAACATtatagaattcacacaggagagcggccttttttatgttcagaatgtggcaaatctTTTACTCAGAAAGCTCATCTTGCCGATCATCAAATAAGTCACACAGGGGTGAAACCATTTTCCTGCCCAGAATGTGATAAAACTTTTACAAGGAAATTGATGCTTGTTCGACATCAGAAAGCTCACTCAGagaagaagccatattcatgcttAGAAAGTGAAAAATATATAATGTTAAACTTAAACAATGTTAAACAGCAAATAACTGAGACAGGGAAGACACTATTAACATGCaccgaatgtgggaaatgttttactgggaAATCATCTTTTATTAGACatctgagaattcacacaggggaaaaaccATTTTTATGCcgagaatgtggaaaatgttttagttTGAAAGCCCATCTTATTGTCCAtctaagaattcacacaggggagaagccatttttatgccaagattgtgggaaatgtttttcttcaAAATCACAACTTAATCAACataaaaaaactcacacaggaaaGAGACCATTTCAATGTACAGAATGTGAGAGAAGGTTTACTCGTAAAGCAATActtgctgaacatcagaaaatccacacaggggagaagccatttttatgccaagaatgtgggaaatgttttactcgaaAATCACATCTTGTGGAACATCAAAGaggtcacacaggggagaagccattttcatgttcagaatgtggaaaatgttattatattaaaaaaagtcTCCTTAGACATCAAGcgagtcacacaggggagaagccatttttatgccaagaatgcgggaaatgtttttctcAAAAATCGCTGCTTGTagaacatcaaagaactcacacaggggagaagccatttttatgccaagaatgcgggaaatgtttttctcAATCATCAATGCTTGtggaacatcaaagaactcacacaggggagaagccatttttatgccaagaatgcgggaaatgtttttctcAAAAATCAATGCTTGTTGAACATCAAAGCACTCACACAGGGGTGAGACTGTTTTCATGCACAGAATGTGGAGTGTTTTTCTCAAGGAAAGTAACACTTGTTgaacatcagaaaattcacacgGGGAGAAGCCATCTCCATGAGCCGTATATGGAAAGTCTGTAA